One window of Triticum dicoccoides isolate Atlit2015 ecotype Zavitan chromosome 5A, WEW_v2.0, whole genome shotgun sequence genomic DNA carries:
- the LOC119302455 gene encoding GTPase-activating protein gyp1-like: protein MSSGGGGGGGSPNNSEWRFNQTLRNVQGMLKGRSFPGKVMLARRSEPISPPEYSPRSENDRYEYEQNEGSQEVEGQASGNTTDNISSKKPISPSTSSVNSLPDAQGLVSGARATDSARITKFTNELSRPAVILDKLRELSWSGVPPYMRPNIWRLLLGYAPPNADRREGVLTRKRLEYVECVSQYYDIPDTERSDEEITMLRQIAVDCPRTVPDVTFFQDPQIQKSLERILYTWAIRHPASGYVQGINDLVTPFLIVFLSEHLEGNMDTWSMENLSLQDVSNIEADCYWCLSKFLDGMQDHYTFAQPGIQRLVFRLKELVHRIDEPLSKHIEEQGLEFLQFAFRWFNCLLIREVPFHLVTRLWDTYLAEGDYLPDFLVYISASFLLTWSEKLQKLDFQEMVMFLQHLPTRNWAHHELEMVLSRAYMWHTMFKSSPSHLAN from the exons ATGagtagcggcggtggcggcggcggaggaagccCCAACAACTCGGAATGGCGCTTCAACCAGACACTCCGCAACGTGCAAGG AATGCTCAAAGGACGAAGCTTTCCTGGGAAGGTTATGCTAGCCCGAAGATCCGAGCCAATTTCACCTCCTGAATACTCCCCACGCTCTGAGAATGATCGCTATGAATATGAACAAAATGAAGGCTCACAGGAG GTAGAAGGGCAAGCATCTGGAAATACGACTGACAACATCAGTTCTAAGAAACCAATTTCACCATCGACAAGTAGCGTCAATTCATTACCAGATGCCCAGGGTTTAGTTTCCGGGGCTAGAGCAACAGATTCCGCAAGGATTACCAAATTCACAAATGAACTCTCTAGGCCAGCTGTTATATTAG ATAAATTGCGTGAATTATCTTGGAGTGGCGTGCCACCTTATATGCGACCTAACATATGGAGGCTTCTTTTG GGATATGCACCACCCAATGCGGATAGAAGAGAAGGTGTTTTAACGAGGAAAAGACTTGAGTATGTTGAGTGTGTTTCTCAATACTATGATATTCCGGATACTGAACGCTCTGATGAAGAGATTACAATGCTTCGCCAG ATTGCTGTTGATTGCCCAAGAACTGTCCCGGATGTTACATTTTTCCAGGATCCTCAGATTCAGAAATCCTTGGAGCGCATTTTATATACCTG GGCCATCAGGCACCCTGCAAGTGGCTACGTCCAAGGAATAAACGACCTTGTTACACCATTCTTGATTGTGTTCTTATCAGAGCACTTAGAAGGCAATATGGACACTTGGTCCATGGAGAACCTTTCTTTGCAGGACGTTTCTAATATAGAAGCAGACTGCTATTGGTGTCTCTCGAAGTTTCTGGATGGCATGCAGGACCATTACACCTTTGCACAACCTGGAATACAACGCCTTGTATTCAGGTTGAAAGAGTTGGTTCACCGAATAGATG AACCTTTATCGAAGCACATAGAGGAACAAGGGTTGGAGTTCCTTCAGTTTGCCTTCCGTTGGTTCAATTGTCTTCTGATACGTGAG GTTCCATTTCATCTCGTGACACGCTTGTGGGATACGTATCTTGCTGAAGGAGATTATCTACCAGATTTTCTCGTGTACATATCAGCTAGCTTTTTGTTAACA TGGTCGGAGAAGCTGCAGAAGCTGGATTTCCAGGAGATGGTCATGTTCCTCCAGCACCTCCCGACCAGGAACTGGGCGCACCACGAGCTCGAGATGGTCCTCTCCAGGGCGTACATGTGGCACACCATGTTCAAGAGCTCGCCCAGCCATCTTGCCAACTAG
- the LOC119299824 gene encoding pentatricopeptide repeat-containing protein At1g05750, chloroplastic-like: protein MAWWPFAAAPRRLRRLAAVAFFSAAPSHGCPLHAELARRGAPAAASLALYSRIRAATPPTPYTFSLLLAALASSASGGCTRLAAPVAHAHALKCGALAHPVVTNSLLKLYCALGLLPHARRVFDDSGAALDAASWNTMVSGYGKSGDLAAAREVFGRMPGRNLVSWSAMVDALVRAAEFDEALRVFDRMMGEGFKPDVVVLVSVLKACAHLGAVERGRWVHRYMETEGFAGTQRNVMAETALVDMYCKCGCMEEAWRAFDSVRCRDVVLWNSMIGGLAMNGHGKRALELFQRMHEKGFVPNQSTFVAALCACTHTGRLDEGRKIFQSMRQHGIEPQREHYGCLADLLGRAGRVEDAEAVLLDMPMEPHASQWGALMSSCRMHNDITVGERVGKRLIELEPQHGGRYAVLFNLYAVNGRWEDARAIRQTMVDKGAKKELGFSFME from the coding sequence ATGGCGTGGTGGCCGTTCgctgccgcgccccgccgcctccgcaGACTCGCTGCCGTCGCCTTCTTCTCCGCAGCGCCCTCCCACGGCTGCCCGCTCCACGCCGAGCTCGCACGCCGCGGCGCCCCCGCGGCCGCCTCGCTCGCCCTCTATTCCCGCAtccgcgccgccacgccgcccaccccctacaccttctccctcctcctcgccgccctcgCCTCGTCCGCCTCCGGCGGTTGCACCCGCCTGGCCGCGCCCGTCGCCCACGCGCACGCGCTCAAGTGCGGCGCGCTCGCGCACCCCGTCGTCACCAACTCCCTCCTCAAGCTCTACTGCGCCCTCGGCCTCCTGCCCCACGCGCGCAGGGTGTTCGACGACTCGGGCGCCGCTCTGGACGCCGCCTCCTGGAACACCATGGTGTCCGGCTACGGCAAGAGCGGCGACCTGGCAGCGGCGCGGGAGGTGTTCGGCAGAATGCCCGGGCGGAACCTGGTGTCCTGGAGCGCCATGGTCGACGCGCTTGTGCGTGCGGCGGAGTTTGACGAGGCGCTGCGGGTGTTTGATCGGATGATGGGGGAGGGTTTCAAGCCGGATGTGGTGGTGCTGGTGAGCGTGCTCAAGGCATGCGCTCATCTTGGTGCCGTCGAGAGGGGTCGGTGGGTCCATCGGTATATGGAAACAGAGGGGTTTGCAGGGACGCAGAGGAATGTCATGGCCGAGACCGCCCTGGTGGACATGTACTGCAAGTGCGGGTGCATGGAGGAGGCGTGGCGTGCTTTTGACTCTGTTCGCTGCCGTGACGTCGTGCTGTGGAATTCGATGATCGGGGGGCTTGCGATGAATGGCCATGGCAAGCGTGCTCTTGAATTGTTCCAAAGGATGCACGAAAAAGGTTTTGTGCCAAATCAGTCAACCTTTGTTGCTGCTTTGTGCGCGTGCACCCACACAGGTCGTCTGGACGAAGGGAGGAAAATTTTCCAGTCGATGCGGCAGCACGGGATCGAGCCACAGAGAGAGCACTATGGGTGCCTAGCTGATCTCCTTGGGCGTGCAGGACGCGTTGAGGACGCTGAGGCTGTCTTGTTGGATATGCCAATGGAGCCACATGCGTCGCAATGGGGTGCGCTGATGTCGTCATGCCGGATGCATAATGATATTACTGTCGGCGAACGGGTTGGGAAGCGGCTCATTGAGCTAGAGCCACAACATGGTGGTCGTTATGCTGTTCTCTTCAACTTGTATGCAGTCAATGGTCGATGGGAAGATGCAAGAGCCATTCGGCAGACGATGGTGGACAAGGGAGCGAAGAAAGAGCTGGGTTTCAGCTTCATGGAGTGA
- the LOC119302456 gene encoding RNA polymerase II transcriptional coactivator KIWI-like translates to MGLKGNKRFGGRGGGGQPPAKRQAAGKDGPAEETDDGIVVAQISKNKRVAVRSWNGKVMVDMREFYEKDGKSLPTRKGISLSMDQWKILRDNIEAIDEAIKENT, encoded by the exons ATGGGGCTCAAGGGGAACAAGCGcttcggcggccgcggcggcggcggccagccgCCGGCCAAGCGCCAGGCGGCCGGGAAGGACGGCCCCGCCGAGGAAACCGACGACGGCATCGTCGTCGCGCAG ATATCGAAGAACAAGAGGGTGGCTGTGAGGAGCTGGAACGGCAAGGTGATGGTCGACATGCGCGAGTTCTACGAAAAGGACGGCAAGAGCCTCCCGACCCGCAAAG GTATATCGCTTTCAATGGATCAG TGGAAGATACTGAGGGACAACATTGAAGCTATAGACGAGGCcatcaaggagaacacttga